The Plantactinospora sp. KBS50 sequence GTCGCGTACGGGTAGCGGTCGAGAAGTGGATCCGCGTGCCGATCCATCCACTCGCTCAGGATGGCCCGCATGGCGTCCAGGACGGGACGCACGCCCGGCTGGGCGACCAGGTTGCGCTGGGAGTGGGGGTCCGCGTCGAGGTCGTAGAGTTCCTCCGGTACGCGCTGCCGATAGAGTTCGACCCGCTGCCGCACGGCATGGTCCCCGGCGGCGGCGCGTTCCATCGCCGCCCAGGTCAGCCCGTCCATGTTCTCCGCGACGTACTGCTGTTCCCCGTCCGACCACGCGTTCCAGATGTAGCCGTACCGGCGGTCCTGCACGCACCGCATCTCGAACCGGCGCTTGGCCGACGTCTCGTGGAAGACGGTCACGATCGGCCCGTGCTCGCGGGCGTCCGTACCGTCTCGCAGGAGCGGCAGCAGCGAGGCGCCGTCGACGTCCCCGGGCGGGTCGACCTCGGCCGCGTCGCAGAGGGTGGGCAGCAGGTCGAGGGTGGTGAACAGGGTGTCCTCGTCCCTCGACCCGGGCCGGGTGACCCCGGGCCACCGGATGACGAGCGGGGTCCGGGTGCTCTGCAGGTAGCAGTTGGCCTTGGCGAAGGGGAACGCCATGCCGTTGTCGGAGAGGAAGACGACGACCGTGCGGTCGGCCTGGCCGCTGTCCCGCAGCGCGGTCAGCACGGCGGACACCACGTCGTCGCAGCGCCGCGACGAGCTGAGGTACTCGGCGACCTCGGTGCGTACGTCGGGCAGGTCGGGGAGGAAGCCAGGGACGGGGTGGGTCCCGGCGGAGTAGGTCCGGGACGGGGCCGGCACGGCGGCGAGCTGTTCGG is a genomic window containing:
- a CDS encoding sulfatase — translated: MPLNILLLTADDMDFHTPGPFGGPPGVTPALDRLAATGMTFHRAHVVAAVCQPSRSAIMSGKLPHRNGAEGFEPIAEDVRVLTDLLRPAGYLAGILGKVDHLQPVEKFGWDLTRTMQQLGLGRDPHAYGRATAEFIDDATRQDRPWFLMANAHDPHRPFHGSAAEAAKWTPEQLAAVPAPSRTYSAGTHPVPGFLPDLPDVRTEVAEYLSSSRRCDDVVSAVLTALRDSGQADRTVVVFLSDNGMAFPFAKANCYLQSTRTPLVIRWPGVTRPGSRDEDTLFTTLDLLPTLCDAAEVDPPGDVDGASLLPLLRDGTDAREHGPIVTVFHETSAKRRFEMRCVQDRRYGYIWNAWSDGEQQYVAENMDGLTWAAMERAAAGDHAVRQRVELYRQRVPEELYDLDADPHSQRNLVAQPGVRPVLDAMRAILSEWMDRHADPLLDRYPYATRPGATQRPSPIEGGTRSAQDCED